A genome region from Synergistetes bacterium HGW-Synergistetes-1 includes the following:
- a CDS encoding amidohydrolase, whose product MSNDVFNELLAKVYSSIDEQKEHAFSVSDDIAAHPELSGEEFRTAGIFCEWLKNDGFDVEMPYCGMETAFIAKKGSGKPRVAILVETDALPEVGHGCGHNLSGTMSVFAGTALFKVMDEINGELLVIGTPAEETWGAKCQMADLGVMDDIDLAIMIHCTSHKNLVSMTTPALQGWNITFKGVASHAAAAPWDGRNAFNGARLFFDAMDMMRQHVRPEIRMHGILKECGTAVNTVPEKAVIHLELRAPDRRDLEKITERVKKCAEGASAATETEMAFEKNFTSFDNSLELSSLESIVQSGFDSVGLQTSEKESPGGASDMGDISWRCPAIQPLLSIVDRQVPLHTAEFEAATRTELGHQRLAAGAKVIAYTALKILLDEKARKDVKEEFLRKKNG is encoded by the coding sequence ATGTCAAATGATGTTTTTAATGAACTGCTCGCAAAAGTTTACAGCTCCATCGATGAACAAAAAGAACACGCTTTCTCTGTAAGCGATGACATAGCTGCGCATCCCGAACTGAGCGGAGAAGAGTTCCGCACGGCCGGTATATTCTGCGAATGGCTCAAAAACGATGGGTTTGATGTCGAAATGCCATACTGCGGAATGGAGACGGCATTTATTGCAAAAAAAGGATCAGGGAAACCCCGCGTTGCAATCCTGGTCGAGACGGACGCATTGCCTGAGGTCGGGCACGGGTGCGGACATAACCTGAGCGGCACTATGTCTGTGTTTGCAGGAACAGCCCTTTTTAAAGTAATGGATGAAATAAATGGTGAACTTCTTGTGATAGGGACTCCCGCAGAGGAGACGTGGGGAGCAAAATGCCAGATGGCCGATCTGGGTGTTATGGATGACATCGACCTTGCTATAATGATACACTGTACCTCCCATAAAAACCTGGTCTCAATGACGACCCCGGCGCTCCAGGGCTGGAATATAACTTTTAAAGGAGTAGCATCCCATGCGGCGGCTGCCCCGTGGGATGGAAGGAATGCATTCAACGGAGCCAGGCTCTTCTTCGATGCCATGGACATGATGAGGCAGCATGTAAGGCCCGAAATCAGGATGCACGGTATTTTAAAAGAGTGCGGAACAGCTGTGAATACAGTCCCTGAGAAGGCTGTCATTCATCTGGAACTCAGGGCTCCCGACAGAAGGGATCTTGAGAAGATAACCGAGAGGGTAAAAAAATGCGCAGAGGGCGCATCAGCTGCCACTGAAACAGAGATGGCTTTCGAGAAGAATTTTACAAGTTTTGACAATTCGCTGGAACTTTCCTCTCTTGAGAGTATAGTGCAGTCAGGTTTTGACAGTGTTGGTCTTCAGACTTCTGAAAAGGAATCCCCCGGAGGGGCTTCCGACATGGGGGACATAAGCTGGCGCTGCCCTGCGATACAGCCGCTTCTTTCAATAGTAGACAGGCAGGTCCCTCTGCACACTGCGGAGTTCGAAGCAGCGACCAGGACCGAATTGGGTCACCAGAGGCTTGCAGCAGGAGCAAAGGTGATCGCCTATACTGCGTTGAAGATATTGCTGGATGAGAAAGCTCGAAAGGATGTAAAAGAGGAATTTTTACGTAAGAAAAACGGATGA
- a CDS encoding DEAD/DEAH box helicase, whose product MFYSWQNDAVEAIGKKSAILSAPTGSGKTWVAYVWAGLMDPSGETSEPSGRVIFTAPIKALSNERYMELRSMGFDAGLETGDFKKNAGAQVLCCTQEIYTLKYAHITGQKVIVDEFHFIFNDPDRTRAYIDGLRSTSFDSDILVMSATFGNPDVIRKYLEETAMRDFVLFETDKRVTDLIFCRNGLRFSKIHDALVFVFSKKGAEWLAAQISRYRQKISRSQRARLREIAEILDVGYVPDIMLRGVGIYVGSFLPKEKLLVEMAFRERILDVVVGTDALSLGVNLPAETVVFGQMAKFIDGPLTKNEFLQMAGRAGRKGFFNPGYVTYIPRSKCEHHDYDTGLLYLETLEMPCEEAGIMLQPAVGKLLKQEVTIEEEAKMVAEFSLPRRRYKEVVEEVEELLRNIRRMLNNIKDQKLRKSVRKILADIWSDEMEAEYNIAIAVLFAEQKSPEAMDAADIMRKSERNYLQALLKIKRFANRLPEGYSFSHMGQIDYVVNQIDASVFGFEEKIHQIKLTEETWETK is encoded by the coding sequence ATGTTTTACAGCTGGCAGAACGATGCGGTAGAAGCAATAGGAAAAAAGAGCGCGATACTGTCTGCGCCCACAGGAAGCGGCAAAACCTGGGTCGCTTATGTCTGGGCAGGACTGATGGATCCGTCCGGTGAAACTTCCGAACCTTCGGGAAGAGTAATTTTTACAGCCCCTATAAAGGCTCTCTCCAATGAACGTTATATGGAATTGAGGTCAATGGGTTTTGATGCGGGGCTTGAAACCGGAGATTTCAAAAAGAACGCCGGAGCCCAGGTACTCTGCTGTACGCAGGAGATATACACCCTCAAGTATGCCCACATTACCGGGCAAAAAGTGATAGTGGACGAATTTCATTTCATCTTCAATGATCCTGACAGAACAAGAGCATACATAGACGGACTGAGGTCGACGTCCTTTGACAGCGACATCCTTGTCATGTCCGCCACATTCGGAAACCCTGACGTGATAAGGAAATATCTTGAAGAGACGGCCATGCGTGATTTCGTTCTTTTTGAAACGGACAAAAGGGTAACAGACCTCATCTTTTGCAGGAACGGCTTGCGTTTTTCAAAAATACACGATGCACTGGTCTTTGTTTTTTCAAAAAAAGGAGCGGAGTGGCTTGCGGCTCAGATATCAAGGTACCGCCAGAAAATCAGCAGGAGTCAGAGAGCCAGGCTGAGGGAGATAGCGGAGATACTTGATGTGGGATATGTTCCGGATATTATGCTCAGAGGTGTTGGAATATATGTCGGTTCCTTTCTGCCAAAAGAAAAATTACTTGTGGAAATGGCTTTCAGGGAGAGGATACTGGACGTGGTTGTAGGTACTGACGCCCTTTCTCTTGGGGTCAATCTTCCTGCTGAAACCGTTGTATTCGGTCAGATGGCAAAGTTTATTGACGGACCCCTGACAAAAAATGAATTTCTGCAGATGGCAGGCCGCGCAGGAAGAAAAGGGTTTTTCAACCCCGGATATGTCACTTATATACCAAGGAGCAAGTGCGAACACCACGATTACGACACAGGTCTCTTATACCTTGAAACCCTCGAAATGCCTTGTGAAGAGGCAGGTATAATGCTCCAGCCTGCTGTAGGAAAACTCCTCAAACAGGAAGTCACGATAGAAGAAGAGGCAAAGATGGTAGCGGAATTTTCCCTGCCCAGGCGACGATACAAAGAGGTCGTCGAAGAGGTGGAAGAACTCCTGAGGAACATAAGGAGGATGCTTAACAATATTAAAGACCAGAAACTCAGAAAAAGTGTACGCAAGATCCTTGCGGACATCTGGAGCGATGAGATGGAAGCTGAGTACAACATAGCTATCGCAGTGCTTTTTGCTGAGCAAAAGTCTCCTGAAGCAATGGATGCCGCAGATATAATGCGCAAGAGTGAGAGAAACTATCTGCAGGCACTTCTCAAAATCAAAAGGTTCGCCAACAGGCTGCCGGAAGGATACAGTTTTTCTCATATGGGCCAGATAGACTATGTAGTAAACCAGATAGACGCTTCTGTTTTTGGATTTGAAGAAAAGATACACCAGATAAAATTGACAGAGGAAACATGGGAGACCAAATAA
- a CDS encoding GNAT family N-acetyltransferase, producing the protein MQIRPIAIEDAEQISRIRRLDGVREGILAVTSERLDVTVNFIKSLSDDDRAFVAVEKKDEIAGMAVIVKNKCFKRRHSAMLAIMVAPYYQEKGIGTALMKRLLDEADEKLFLRRIELLVLTDNTPAINLYKKFGFKIEATRKNAAVKDGRFVDEYFMGRINKKGDSLR; encoded by the coding sequence TTGCAGATCAGACCAATTGCTATTGAAGACGCAGAACAAATTTCACGCATCAGAAGACTTGACGGAGTCAGAGAAGGAATTCTTGCTGTTACAAGCGAAAGGCTTGATGTTACAGTCAATTTTATAAAATCGTTATCAGACGATGACCGGGCTTTCGTTGCTGTTGAAAAAAAGGATGAAATAGCTGGCATGGCTGTAATTGTCAAAAACAAATGTTTCAAAAGAAGGCATAGCGCTATGCTCGCGATTATGGTCGCTCCTTACTATCAGGAAAAAGGAATAGGGACGGCCCTTATGAAAAGACTGTTAGATGAAGCTGACGAAAAACTATTCCTGCGCAGGATCGAGCTGCTTGTATTAACAGATAATACGCCGGCAATAAATCTTTATAAAAAATTTGGATTTAAAATAGAAGCGACAAGAAAGAATGCCGCAGTCAAAGACGGAAGATTCGTTGATGAATACTTCATGGGACGGATAAACAAAAAAGGAGATTCGCTACGATGA
- a CDS encoding ferritin translates to MKIGKKMEKSINSQIQAEFDSSYLYLSMAAWFEDADLPGCAHWMEKQAAEEWEHGMKFYKYLVSRGGRVVLGPIAAPKKEWKDAEDVFTEVLAHEEKVTSLIDAMVELSEKEKDHATRSMLNWFVDEQVEEEEHATEIVARLKNSGNSPIACHMLDRDLGSR, encoded by the coding sequence ATGAAGATAGGAAAAAAGATGGAAAAAAGCATTAATTCCCAGATACAGGCGGAGTTTGATTCCTCATATCTTTACCTTTCCATGGCTGCATGGTTTGAAGATGCAGATCTTCCCGGATGCGCCCACTGGATGGAAAAACAGGCTGCAGAAGAGTGGGAGCACGGAATGAAGTTCTACAAATACCTTGTCTCACGCGGAGGACGTGTTGTCCTTGGTCCTATAGCTGCCCCCAAGAAAGAGTGGAAAGACGCGGAAGATGTCTTCACAGAAGTACTTGCTCACGAAGAAAAAGTTACTTCACTGATCGATGCAATGGTAGAACTTTCTGAGAAAGAAAAAGACCACGCCACCAGAAGCATGCTTAACTGGTTCGTTGACGAACAGGTCGAAGAAGAAGAGCACGCCACTGAGATAGTCGCCAGACTCAAAAATTCCGGCAACTCACCGATAGCATGCCACATGCTTGACAGGGATCTTGGGAGCAGATAA
- a CDS encoding flavin reductase yields MDNQLDMKALFSITYGMYIVSTEAEGKLNGQIANAVMQITGDPVCVTTCLNKANLTTEMIQKSGFFAVSILELDVPMTFLGQFGFKSGRDIDKFENVNFLKGITGAPMVTDWSVSTLEAKVIRTLELDTHVLFVGNVVASKFIKEATPLTYADYHQIKKGKSPKTAPTFGFNTIK; encoded by the coding sequence ATGGATAATCAGCTAGACATGAAAGCGCTGTTCAGCATAACTTACGGTATGTATATTGTAAGTACTGAAGCAGAGGGCAAGCTCAATGGACAAATTGCAAACGCAGTGATGCAGATAACAGGCGACCCTGTGTGCGTCACTACATGCCTTAACAAGGCCAACCTCACCACAGAAATGATCCAGAAGAGCGGTTTCTTCGCGGTTTCAATCCTTGAACTGGACGTGCCCATGACGTTTCTTGGGCAGTTTGGCTTTAAATCAGGACGTGACATTGACAAGTTTGAGAACGTCAATTTTCTTAAAGGCATAACAGGAGCTCCAATGGTCACAGACTGGTCTGTCTCTACTCTTGAAGCTAAAGTTATCCGTACGCTTGAGCTTGATACTCATGTGCTTTTTGTCGGTAACGTGGTGGCTTCGAAGTTTATCAAAGAAGCGACTCCGCTTACTTATGCTGACTACCACCAGATCAAAAAGGGAAAATCCCCGAAAACAGCTCCGACATTCGGATTCAACACCATCAAATAA
- a CDS encoding N-acetyltransferase, producing the protein MLDEEVRIRPAEPEEAELLSDVAWRSKEYWEYPVEKMSHFRDFLTITDDFIEKNPTYLAENEETGEIIGFYSIELLDDFKWWIRHLWVVPERIGTGVGGELFLHACEIAETVGADELNIIADPNVEEFYLHMGAEKIGEKTQKTGGVDRKLPVLLIRLH; encoded by the coding sequence ATGCTGGATGAAGAGGTTCGAATACGTCCTGCCGAACCGGAAGAAGCGGAGCTTCTTTCAGATGTTGCATGGCGCTCGAAGGAGTACTGGGAATACCCGGTAGAGAAGATGAGTCACTTCCGCGATTTTCTGACTATAACAGATGACTTCATTGAAAAAAATCCTACGTACCTTGCAGAAAACGAAGAGACCGGAGAGATAATAGGTTTTTATTCCATAGAGCTCCTCGATGATTTCAAATGGTGGATCAGGCATCTCTGGGTAGTACCGGAGCGCATTGGTACAGGTGTGGGCGGAGAACTCTTCCTGCATGCCTGTGAAATAGCCGAGACCGTAGGCGCAGATGAACTGAACATCATTGCAGACCCAAATGTAGAAGAATTCTATCTCCATATGGGCGCGGAAAAAATAGGGGAAAAAACACAAAAAACCGGCGGTGTTGACAGGAAATTGCCGGTACTCCTGATCAGGCTGCACTGA
- a CDS encoding succinyl-CoA--3-ketoacid-CoA transferase: MLPELNEKEARERIAGRIAADLEDGALVNLGIGIPQLIPNFMPDGVNIFLQTENGTIYAGPAKDPNDLRIIDAGGAPISVLPGGSFVSSDVSFGILRGGHIDATVLGALQVDEEGSLANWTIPNVRTPGMGGAMDIVAGAKKVYVATRHFEKNGTSKLLKKCTLPLTGHGVVDVIVTEYCLIRNINGRMVLEEIADGVDTNELRSNTPMEMEISPDLKAMIC; encoded by the coding sequence ATGCTGCCAGAACTTAACGAAAAAGAAGCCCGTGAAAGGATCGCCGGCAGGATAGCCGCCGACCTAGAAGACGGTGCCCTGGTAAACCTGGGTATAGGCATACCGCAGCTCATCCCCAACTTCATGCCTGATGGAGTAAACATCTTCCTCCAGACCGAAAACGGGACAATCTACGCAGGACCTGCCAAAGACCCGAACGATCTCAGGATCATAGACGCGGGGGGAGCACCGATATCCGTTCTGCCGGGCGGATCCTTCGTATCATCTGATGTCAGCTTCGGCATCCTTCGCGGCGGACATATCGACGCCACAGTACTCGGAGCTCTGCAGGTAGACGAAGAAGGCAGCCTTGCAAACTGGACCATACCAAACGTCCGCACTCCGGGCATGGGAGGAGCAATGGACATAGTTGCCGGTGCAAAGAAGGTCTACGTGGCAACCCGCCATTTTGAAAAGAACGGAACTTCAAAGCTTCTCAAGAAATGCACACTGCCTCTTACTGGGCACGGAGTTGTTGATGTAATAGTCACCGAATACTGTCTGATAAGAAACATAAACGGCAGGATGGTGCTTGAAGAGATCGCAGATGGTGTGGATACGAATGAACTGCGGAGCAATACTCCTATGGAGATGGAGATCAGCCCCGATTTAAAAGCAATGATTTGCTGA
- the rsmG gene encoding 16S rRNA (guanine(527)-N(7))-methyltransferase RsmG, producing the protein MGGFFLETENFTETVEAEVRENEEKLRKYVSLLSAANELARLTGPSDEEKLWSSHVMDCASALPYLPYEGRVIDVGTGGGLPGMVWAICRPGLHLTLLDSITRKCALVEKIAIAMGLKNVTVVCRRSEEYAKEEREKFHVAAARAVCASGILAEYLAPFVRIKGKAIAFKGPKVTEELELVGNKWSALGLSSPRLHPYTLGDMKRFFLIWNKVSQTSKGIPRRTGMAEKFPWYQK; encoded by the coding sequence ATGGGAGGTTTTTTCTTGGAAACTGAAAATTTTACAGAAACAGTAGAAGCAGAAGTCAGAGAAAATGAAGAAAAACTGAGAAAATATGTCTCACTGCTTTCTGCAGCCAATGAGCTCGCTCGCCTTACAGGACCTTCCGATGAAGAGAAGCTCTGGAGTTCACATGTTATGGACTGCGCATCAGCGCTGCCCTATCTTCCATACGAGGGCAGAGTGATAGACGTCGGCACAGGCGGCGGCCTGCCCGGAATGGTATGGGCCATATGCCGCCCCGGACTTCATCTGACCCTTTTGGACAGCATAACGCGCAAATGCGCGCTGGTCGAAAAAATCGCTATCGCAATGGGACTGAAAAACGTAACTGTAGTCTGCAGAAGGTCGGAAGAGTACGCAAAAGAGGAGCGTGAAAAATTCCATGTTGCAGCAGCAAGGGCAGTTTGCGCTTCAGGGATACTTGCGGAATATCTTGCGCCCTTTGTAAGGATAAAGGGGAAGGCAATCGCTTTCAAGGGGCCGAAGGTAACGGAGGAACTGGAGCTTGTCGGAAACAAATGGAGTGCTCTTGGCCTTTCATCACCCCGCCTGCATCCATACACCCTCGGTGACATGAAAAGATTCTTTTTGATCTGGAACAAAGTCTCCCAGACCTCCAAGGGCATCCCCCGAAGGACCGGCATGGCTGAAAAATTCCCCTGGTATCAGAAATAA
- a CDS encoding branched-chain amino acid dehydrogenase has product MTKPFIKPIITPEEAAGKVREGTTVMFGGFNYGGVPYTVIDALHDQGTGNIRVICVDASHCNPKVPGPVGVARLIVNRQVSSMVISHMGLNAVAQEMFAKGEIDIELTPMGTLVERIRTGGAGLGGFLTPTGVDTAYEKNRQTVELDGRKFILERPLKADISFIRAYKADEAGNLIYYGTGRNFNPVMATAADMVIAEVDEVVPIGEIDPNNVVTPGIFIDALVLKGRNSYAART; this is encoded by the coding sequence ATGACCAAACCTTTTATCAAACCAATAATAACCCCGGAAGAGGCGGCAGGCAAGGTAAGAGAAGGCACCACGGTAATGTTCGGCGGATTCAACTACGGCGGAGTGCCCTACACTGTCATCGATGCGCTGCACGATCAGGGGACTGGCAACATCAGGGTAATTTGCGTGGACGCCAGCCACTGCAACCCCAAAGTACCGGGACCTGTGGGAGTCGCGAGGCTTATAGTCAACAGGCAGGTAAGCTCCATGGTCATATCTCATATGGGACTCAACGCGGTCGCACAGGAAATGTTCGCAAAGGGAGAGATCGATATCGAACTCACCCCGATGGGAACTCTTGTGGAAAGGATCAGGACCGGCGGCGCCGGGCTCGGAGGTTTCCTCACACCGACAGGGGTGGATACCGCGTATGAGAAAAACAGGCAGACTGTTGAACTTGACGGCAGGAAATTCATCCTCGAACGTCCCTTGAAAGCCGATATCTCCTTCATAAGGGCATACAAGGCCGATGAAGCGGGCAACCTGATCTATTACGGAACAGGCAGAAACTTCAACCCTGTGATGGCTACAGCAGCTGACATGGTCATTGCAGAGGTAGACGAGGTCGTCCCCATCGGAGAGATCGACCCGAACAACGTTGTAACGCCAGGTATCTTCATTGATGCGCTCGTGCTGAAAGGAAGAAACAGCTATGCTGCCAGAACTTAA
- a CDS encoding pyridine nucleotide-disulfide oxidoreductase: MELIQKHPILEFHHGKEVTFTFDG; the protein is encoded by the coding sequence ATGGAACTGATACAGAAACACCCGATACTTGAGTTCCATCACGGCAAGGAAGTAACGTTCACATTTGACGGCA
- a CDS encoding TIGR02757 family protein, whose product MALASSRRIFEKIYADYNKRVYVSPDPLQFLYDYEKIRDREVVGLIASSLAYGRVAQILKSVGRVLDCLGDAPAEFLKKVERKDLEEKLEGFVHRFTDSSDMVDFLCCIGNVLNTYGSVENLFLSHYKGETWQAMRGFTKSFLDCGGRGATFMVPDPAKGSACKRLALYLRWMVRSDDVDPGGWNKIDPGALLIPLDTHMFNICTTLGLCSRKSADGRSAIEITEAFKRVCPEDPVRYDFALTRFGIRSDMKLEELFINWDRIE is encoded by the coding sequence ATGGCTCTTGCCAGCAGCCGCCGGATATTCGAAAAGATATACGCTGATTACAATAAGCGGGTCTATGTTTCACCGGACCCGCTTCAGTTTTTGTACGATTATGAAAAGATCCGTGACAGGGAAGTAGTCGGATTGATAGCTTCTTCACTTGCGTATGGAAGGGTCGCACAGATACTCAAAAGCGTGGGCAGGGTGCTTGATTGCCTGGGTGATGCGCCTGCTGAATTTCTTAAAAAAGTAGAGAGGAAAGATCTGGAAGAGAAGCTGGAAGGATTCGTCCACCGTTTTACGGACTCTTCCGACATGGTCGACTTTCTTTGCTGTATAGGTAACGTACTTAATACTTATGGTTCAGTCGAAAATCTTTTCCTTTCACACTACAAAGGAGAGACCTGGCAGGCGATGCGGGGTTTTACTAAGAGCTTCCTGGATTGCGGAGGCAGGGGCGCCACGTTTATGGTGCCGGATCCTGCTAAGGGCAGCGCCTGTAAGAGACTGGCGCTCTATCTCAGATGGATGGTCCGTTCCGACGATGTCGACCCCGGAGGCTGGAATAAAATTGATCCGGGAGCGTTGCTGATACCTCTTGATACTCATATGTTCAACATTTGCACCACACTGGGGCTTTGCAGCAGAAAAAGTGCTGACGGCCGTTCAGCGATAGAGATCACGGAAGCATTCAAACGCGTTTGCCCGGAAGACCCCGTCCGTTATGATTTTGCTCTGACTCGATTTGGTATCAGAAGCGACATGAAGTTAGAAGAGCTCTTCATCAACTGGGACAGGATCGAATAG
- a CDS encoding carbohydrate kinase — MARYYIGFDCGTMGTKTAIYREDSVRMAEAYRENIISYPHPGRAEMDPRGFVRNVEEGVMECLHKSGVNPNEIRGISASGIICGIVGINENWEPVTPFVPYLDNRARVEAEWIKANVKPVWLQESGNCIVDEFMPPIILRWFLNHYTGFREKAVKVLNNGPFVLGTLAGLKASEAFLDWATMSGWLIGYDAHARNWSPKQMKALGIPMEILPKIVRPWDVVGFLCPEEAEKMGLPPGIPIVAGAGDTMQSALASGLIEPGLSTDVAGTASIFAVAVDDMVERISLSPGMMFATGTLEDSYFYWSMIRAGGLSLRWFRDNVAGCPGDPSFYSEMDALAGEIPPGSRGVLFYPYLQGAGPDMPGACGAFLGLYGSSDRAAMWRSILEAIAFEYAQMIQVYRECGIPIKEIIGTEGGSKSPLWTQIKADILGGAYNIPTRSEGGLMADVAVAAYGVGDIQNLKKTMKEWITFRGRFETDPKNFKIYQDVFAIRQSILGSSIKDTFAGLEKIRKILGQ; from the coding sequence ATGGCCAGGTACTACATCGGTTTTGACTGCGGGACAATGGGAACGAAGACGGCTATCTACAGGGAGGACTCTGTCAGGATGGCCGAGGCGTACAGAGAAAACATAATTTCTTATCCTCACCCCGGAAGGGCTGAGATGGATCCGCGCGGTTTTGTAAGAAATGTAGAGGAAGGGGTAATGGAGTGCCTTCACAAATCAGGCGTAAACCCAAATGAGATAAGGGGTATCTCTGCCAGCGGGATAATATGCGGCATTGTAGGCATAAATGAAAACTGGGAACCTGTTACGCCCTTTGTCCCCTATCTGGACAACCGGGCCAGAGTAGAGGCTGAGTGGATAAAGGCCAACGTCAAGCCTGTGTGGCTCCAGGAGAGCGGCAACTGCATAGTGGACGAATTCATGCCCCCTATCATACTCAGGTGGTTTCTCAACCATTACACAGGGTTTAGGGAAAAGGCTGTTAAAGTACTGAACAACGGACCATTTGTCCTTGGGACACTTGCAGGACTGAAAGCGTCGGAGGCTTTCCTTGACTGGGCGACGATGTCCGGCTGGCTGATCGGATATGATGCACATGCAAGGAACTGGTCGCCGAAACAGATGAAGGCGCTTGGCATCCCTATGGAGATCCTGCCTAAGATAGTCAGGCCCTGGGATGTAGTGGGATTCCTCTGCCCAGAAGAGGCAGAAAAAATGGGACTTCCTCCGGGGATCCCGATAGTCGCCGGAGCCGGTGACACAATGCAGTCAGCGCTTGCTTCCGGCCTGATCGAACCGGGACTCAGTACAGACGTCGCTGGAACTGCCTCGATATTTGCCGTGGCCGTGGATGATATGGTGGAAAGGATATCACTTTCACCGGGCATGATGTTTGCAACCGGAACACTTGAAGATTCATATTTCTACTGGAGCATGATCAGGGCAGGAGGCCTGTCTCTTCGGTGGTTCAGGGACAATGTCGCGGGATGCCCGGGAGATCCCTCATTTTATTCTGAGATGGACGCGCTTGCCGGGGAGATCCCTCCCGGTTCGAGGGGAGTGCTTTTTTACCCCTATCTGCAAGGAGCGGGTCCCGATATGCCCGGAGCATGCGGTGCTTTTTTGGGACTCTACGGTTCCAGTGACAGAGCGGCAATGTGGCGGTCGATACTTGAAGCCATTGCTTTTGAATATGCCCAGATGATACAGGTATACAGGGAGTGCGGTATCCCGATCAAAGAGATAATCGGTACTGAGGGAGGGAGCAAGAGCCCTCTCTGGACGCAGATCAAGGCAGACATCCTTGGAGGGGCCTACAATATCCCTACGAGAAGCGAGGGCGGCCTCATGGCTGATGTTGCAGTAGCTGCATACGGGGTCGGGGACATCCAGAACCTCAAAAAAACGATGAAAGAATGGATCACATTCAGAGGCCGTTTTGAGACCGATCCCAAAAACTTTAAAATTTATCAGGACGTGTTTGCAATAAGACAGTCCATTCTGGGTTCTTCAATAAAGGATACATTTGCCGGACTGGAAAAGATAAGGAAGATCCTGGGACAGTAG